A window of the Lolium perenne isolate Kyuss_39 chromosome 7, Kyuss_2.0, whole genome shotgun sequence genome harbors these coding sequences:
- the LOC139833919 gene encoding uncharacterized protein: MKKSPAVGPSTPVPPSASHPTPQPSPPQADPSPPPAANTPPEIIPVSSGHLEEEDPKAKSPAQEEAETQGQGDAEVTSEKAGEGAGDIVVFPKNFGDPADTTSTPKAYATKFFNKLTEAEKWELEQDLLNAMLNNAWGKPDSRTSEIQDFKKNIGQFCDQLICKQKEQQALHYELHKNIALQRRVTLSQAENIRTLKDENAELAKQLADAQGASSSLATASTELENLRSSYQELETKLKEAELKREQAEKQLAEKNSEHIREKGELELKKNADSETIRRQQKELNGLRKFMETAEQHWDLATLVLDKANLVCDDPILTSSEATLVPTK, encoded by the exons atgaagaaatctccggctgttggtccctctactccagttccacccagcgcttcccaccctactcctcaaccgtcgcctcctcaggctgacccatctcccccgcctgccgcaaacactccaccggagataattccggttagcagcgggcacctggaggaagaagatcccaaggccaaaagccctgcccaagaagaggcggaaacacaaggccaaggagatgcggaagtcacttccgagaaggctggagagggtgctggcgacatagtcgtttttccgaagaacttcggagatccggcggacaccacttccacccccaaggcgtatgccaccaagttttttaacaagctgactgaggcggagaagtgggaacttgaacaagacctgctcaacgccatgctgaacaacgcctgggggaagccggattccaggacatcggagatccaggacttcaagaaaaacattggccagttctgcgatcaacttatctgcaagcaaaag gaacagcaggcgctgcactacgagctgcacaagaacattgccctgcagcgccgcgttactctgagtcaggcggaaaatatccggaccctgaaggatgagaatgcggaactggctaaacaactggcagacgcccaag gcgcatcctcctcccttgcaacagcttcgactgaacttgagaacctgcgctcctcgtaccaagaattggagacgaaactaaaggaggcggaacttaagagggagcaggccgaaaagcagctggcggagaaaaactccgagcatatcagggagaagggcgagctggagctgaaaaagaatgctgacagcgagaccatcaggAGGCAGCAAAAGGAGCTGAACGGACTCCGGAAATTCATGGAGACAGCGGAgcagcactgggactt agcaactttggtactcgACAAAGCAAATTTGGTCTGTGACGACCCAATTTTGACGTCCAGCGAAGCAACTTTGGtgcccaccaaataa